A window from Cytobacillus sp. FSL H8-0458 encodes these proteins:
- a CDS encoding 3-hydroxyacyl-CoA dehydrogenase/enoyl-CoA hydratase family protein: MQQIKKAAVLGSGVMGSGIAAHLANIGIPTLLLDIPPRELTDAEKAKGLTLENKAVRNRISEGNRQKLLKQKPAPLTSKKNIGLIEAGNFEDDMERLKDVDWIIEVVVENLSIKKQVFEKVDQHRKPGSIISSNTSGISVEAMSEGRSEDFQKHFLGTHFFNPPRYLKLLEVIPTKKTSSAVLSFMKQFGEDVLGKGVVEAKDTPNFIANRIGTYGLLVTVQEMLKGGYSVGEVDSITGSLIGRPKSATFRTLDVVGLDTFIHVANNVYDQVDGKEKAVFEVPDFMKVMQEKGWLGSKTGQGFFLKKGKEILELNPETLEYGPRQKLKTASTELAKQAKGTAGKLKALVYSDDRSGQLLWNILSPALLYSAQLHGEIADDVTAIDRAMKWGFGWELGPFETWDAIGVEKSVLKMEEAGEEVPAWVKEMLEKGINSFYKEEEGQKYFYHNGEYRLIEENPKVLNLKQLKKQNGVIKKNTGASLVDLGDGVALLEFHSQSNAIGLDIIQMINFAVDEVEKNYKGLVIGNQGKNFCVGANLGMILMEAQDDNIYELDMVVRHFQNAMMKIKYSAKPVVAAPFGMTLGGGAEVCLPAAHIQASSETYMGLVEVGVGLIPGGSGNKELYMKHLESMPNGVEFDLQKIANKVFESIAMAKVSTSGEEARDNNFLNLADGISVNGDHLLYDAKQAVLALHEKGYKPPVRKKVPVVGETGYATLLLGAQAMLYSGYISEHDLKIAKKLAYVIAGGKVPYGTEVDEQYLLDLEREAFLSLVAEPKSQQRMQHMLLKGKPLRN, from the coding sequence ATCCAACAAATAAAAAAGGCGGCAGTTTTAGGCTCCGGAGTCATGGGTTCGGGGATCGCAGCCCATCTGGCCAATATCGGAATTCCAACACTTTTACTCGATATCCCGCCTCGCGAATTAACGGATGCCGAAAAGGCAAAGGGGCTTACTCTTGAAAATAAAGCAGTCCGCAATCGAATCAGTGAAGGAAACCGCCAAAAGCTTTTAAAACAAAAGCCCGCTCCATTAACTTCTAAAAAAAATATAGGTTTGATTGAGGCAGGAAACTTTGAAGATGACATGGAGCGTCTGAAAGATGTCGATTGGATTATTGAAGTTGTTGTGGAAAACCTCAGCATAAAAAAGCAGGTCTTTGAAAAAGTAGACCAGCACCGTAAGCCAGGGAGCATTATCAGCTCCAATACGTCCGGGATATCTGTTGAAGCAATGTCAGAAGGGCGCTCGGAAGATTTTCAAAAACACTTCCTTGGAACACATTTCTTTAATCCTCCCCGCTACTTAAAGCTGCTTGAAGTTATTCCTACTAAAAAAACTTCTTCTGCAGTGCTGTCATTTATGAAGCAATTTGGCGAAGATGTACTGGGAAAAGGAGTAGTTGAAGCAAAAGATACACCGAACTTTATCGCCAACCGAATCGGCACGTATGGCTTGCTGGTTACAGTGCAGGAGATGCTCAAGGGCGGATACAGTGTCGGCGAGGTAGATTCCATAACAGGGTCGCTGATTGGACGGCCGAAAAGTGCTACTTTCCGAACACTTGATGTAGTAGGGCTTGATACATTTATACACGTGGCAAACAATGTTTATGACCAGGTGGATGGGAAAGAAAAGGCTGTTTTTGAAGTTCCTGACTTCATGAAAGTGATGCAGGAAAAAGGCTGGCTTGGAAGCAAAACAGGGCAAGGATTTTTCCTGAAAAAGGGCAAAGAGATTCTGGAGCTGAATCCGGAAACTCTGGAATATGGCCCGCGCCAAAAGCTTAAGACAGCTTCGACTGAACTGGCCAAACAGGCAAAAGGCACTGCAGGAAAATTGAAAGCGCTTGTATATTCAGATGACCGTTCTGGCCAATTATTGTGGAACATTCTCAGTCCGGCCCTTCTCTATTCAGCACAGCTTCACGGCGAAATAGCTGATGATGTAACAGCGATAGACCGTGCTATGAAATGGGGCTTTGGATGGGAACTGGGCCCATTTGAAACTTGGGATGCCATTGGAGTAGAGAAATCGGTTCTAAAAATGGAGGAAGCAGGCGAAGAAGTGCCAGCATGGGTAAAAGAGATGCTGGAAAAAGGCATTAATTCCTTCTACAAAGAAGAAGAGGGCCAGAAATATTTTTATCATAATGGCGAGTACAGATTAATCGAGGAAAACCCTAAAGTACTTAATTTAAAACAGCTTAAGAAGCAAAATGGTGTTATTAAAAAGAATACCGGTGCAAGCCTTGTTGATTTAGGTGATGGGGTTGCATTGCTGGAGTTCCATTCGCAAAGCAATGCCATTGGATTGGATATTATCCAGATGATCAACTTTGCGGTAGATGAAGTGGAGAAGAACTACAAAGGTCTTGTAATTGGGAATCAGGGTAAAAACTTCTGTGTAGGTGCCAACCTCGGGATGATTCTCATGGAAGCCCAGGATGACAATATTTATGAACTGGATATGGTAGTCCGCCACTTCCAGAATGCCATGATGAAAATTAAGTACAGCGCCAAGCCGGTTGTTGCTGCTCCGTTTGGCATGACGCTTGGCGGCGGGGCAGAGGTATGTCTGCCTGCTGCACATATTCAGGCATCAAGTGAAACATATATGGGACTCGTTGAAGTGGGTGTCGGACTGATCCCGGGAGGAAGCGGAAACAAGGAGCTTTATATGAAGCATCTTGAAAGCATGCCAAATGGTGTGGAATTTGACCTTCAAAAGATTGCGAATAAAGTGTTTGAATCGATTGCAATGGCAAAAGTTTCAACATCCGGCGAGGAAGCAAGAGACAATAACTTCCTGAACCTGGCAGATGGCATCAGTGTAAATGGGGATCATCTCCTTTATGATGCAAAGCAGGCTGTCCTTGCGCTGCATGAGAAAGGCTATAAGCCCCCTGTCCGCAAAAAGGTGCCTGTTGTCGGTGAAACAGGTTATGCAACCCTTCTGCTTGGAGCACAGGCAATGCTTTACTCCGGCTATATCTCAGAGCATGATTTGAAAATTGCCAAAAAGCTTGCTTATGTAATTGCAGGCGGAAAAGTGCCATACGGAACAGAAGTTGATGAGCAATATTTGCTTGACTTGGAGCGCGAAGCATTCCTTAGTCTTGTTGCGGAACCAAAATCACAGCAGCGCATGCAGCACATGCTTTTAAAAGGGAAACCATTGCGCAATTAA
- a CDS encoding YuzL family protein, whose translation MGKMKKDPSKAGVSAASVQGDAGPTVEREGPKKRNSQNNQYKR comes from the coding sequence ATGGGAAAGATGAAAAAAGATCCTTCTAAAGCAGGAGTCAGTGCTGCAAGTGTCCAGGGAGATGCGGGCCCAACTGTTGAAAGGGAAGGACCTAAGAAAAGAAATAGCCAAAATAATCAATATAAGCGATGA
- a CDS encoding spore coat protein: MNQNQNPNTIQNPETQVNKTPQMNERDFTNDILSTEKYMTDAYSVALNEASHQSLYQDILAAFNETQNQQREFYNLMFRKGWYKVEAADQQKLQQSYQQFQGYTNQLPYGNGQMQ; encoded by the coding sequence ATGAACCAGAACCAGAATCCCAATACGATTCAAAATCCCGAAACACAGGTGAATAAGACACCGCAAATGAATGAGCGGGATTTTACAAATGATATTCTGTCTACTGAAAAGTATATGACAGATGCCTATTCGGTTGCCTTAAATGAGGCAAGCCACCAGAGCCTGTATCAGGATATTCTTGCAGCATTCAATGAAACACAAAACCAGCAGAGGGAATTTTATAACTTAATGTTCAGAAAAGGCTGGTATAAGGTTGAAGCTGCAGATCAGCAAAAGCTCCAGCAATCCTATCAGCAGTTTCAAGGCTATACTAATCAATTGCCTTATGGCAATGGCCAGATGCAATAG
- a CDS encoding YusU family protein — MNDHLKEQLDGLLEKYTELLIGEASPELIEKVEAWALYSFIAKSMPPLAKHWNETYPDAKEEMKTLIAEIKTLNEEMRSKKK, encoded by the coding sequence ATGAATGATCATTTGAAGGAACAGCTGGATGGCCTGCTTGAAAAATATACCGAACTCCTAATCGGTGAGGCCTCTCCGGAGTTAATAGAAAAGGTTGAAGCTTGGGCACTGTACTCTTTTATTGCGAAATCCATGCCTCCTTTAGCCAAGCACTGGAATGAAACATATCCTGATGCAAAAGAGGAAATGAAAACACTGATAGCTGAAATTAAAACATTGAATGAAGAGATGAGAAGCAAAAAAAAGTAA
- a CDS encoding IucA/IucC family C-terminal-domain containing protein: protein MIKLTGEQAEALGQFRLARVSGKSSPLTIKVENLLDPIQTGAYLEEVKNHLGAPDNKTAASILIKRYAFLPVIYLYCMTTWNVKLDIRHENITFVSQERDGLWLPGFHFTCLQGHGAGTEREQWREDAVRTLFNGHIIPLINRIAGEAKVSKLILWENIAVYLFWLYEKILPLETHSERAAEDYRFILEEAPGNLFGCENTNPIKKFDSRKIVIENTGTAVRPRKTCCYSYLTSSGKRCGTCPHSCNSKRRNPDE from the coding sequence ATGATTAAATTAACAGGAGAACAGGCAGAAGCTCTCGGGCAGTTCAGACTTGCCCGGGTTTCAGGGAAAAGCTCTCCTTTAACCATTAAAGTGGAAAATTTGCTGGACCCGATTCAAACGGGTGCATATCTGGAAGAAGTGAAAAACCATTTAGGAGCACCTGATAACAAAACGGCAGCTTCTATTTTAATAAAAAGGTATGCCTTTCTGCCTGTCATTTATTTGTATTGCATGACGACATGGAACGTAAAATTGGATATCAGGCATGAAAATATAACATTTGTCAGCCAGGAAAGAGACGGTCTGTGGCTTCCGGGATTTCACTTTACCTGCCTTCAGGGCCATGGTGCTGGTACGGAGAGGGAACAATGGAGAGAGGATGCCGTGCGCACTCTTTTTAATGGCCATATCATTCCGCTGATCAATAGAATAGCAGGTGAAGCTAAAGTATCAAAACTAATTCTTTGGGAGAATATTGCGGTTTATCTGTTCTGGCTTTACGAAAAAATTTTACCCTTGGAAACACATTCGGAAAGGGCAGCTGAAGATTATAGGTTTATCCTGGAGGAGGCTCCAGGCAATTTATTCGGCTGTGAAAATACGAATCCCATAAAGAAATTTGACAGCAGAAAAATAGTGATTGAAAACACCGGCACAGCAGTAAGGCCCAGGAAAACATGCTGCTATTCCTACTTGACCAGCAGCGGTAAAAGATGCGGGACTTGTCCACATTCCTGCAATAGTAAGAGGAGGAATCCTGATGAATGA
- a CDS encoding ABC transporter ATP-binding protein — MTAGQAIATKDLTLSYGDTIIINELDLEIPKGEITVFIGGNGCGKSTLLRSIARLLKPKSGAVLLEGEAIAKLSTKDVARKMAILPQSPSAPEGLTVLQLVKQGRYPYQTWLKQWSTEDELKVRNALKATGMEELKDRTVDSLSGGQRQRAWIAMTLAQDTDTILLDEPTTYLDMTHQIEILDLLFELNEKEKRTIVMVLHDLNLACRYAHNIVAIKNQKVFAQGKPEHVINCGLVKNVFGMECEVTIDPLFGTPLCIPYGKGRCILKGQGLQG, encoded by the coding sequence ATGACAGCAGGGCAAGCAATCGCTACAAAAGACTTAACCTTGTCATATGGAGACACCATTATTATTAATGAATTGGACCTGGAAATACCTAAAGGGGAAATCACTGTATTTATTGGTGGAAATGGCTGCGGGAAATCGACATTGCTAAGGTCTATTGCCAGGCTGCTAAAGCCGAAATCTGGTGCAGTATTATTGGAAGGTGAGGCTATAGCCAAACTTTCCACGAAAGATGTGGCCAGAAAGATGGCGATTCTGCCTCAATCTCCTTCAGCTCCGGAAGGGCTCACAGTGCTTCAGCTTGTCAAACAGGGAAGATACCCTTATCAAACATGGCTGAAGCAATGGTCTACTGAAGACGAATTAAAAGTCAGAAATGCATTAAAGGCAACAGGAATGGAAGAATTGAAAGACCGGACAGTGGATTCCCTATCAGGGGGGCAGCGTCAGAGGGCCTGGATTGCCATGACTCTGGCACAGGATACAGATACCATTCTGCTGGATGAGCCAACAACCTATTTGGATATGACACATCAAATTGAAATCCTTGATTTATTATTCGAGTTGAATGAAAAGGAAAAGCGTACCATCGTCATGGTGCTTCATGATCTGAATTTGGCCTGCCGCTATGCTCATAATATTGTCGCGATAAAAAATCAAAAGGTTTTTGCTCAGGGCAAACCGGAACATGTCATTAATTGCGGATTGGTTAAAAACGTTTTTGGCATGGAATGCGAAGTGACGATAGACCCGTTATTCGGCACACCGCTTTGCATCCCATATGGAAAAGGGCGATGTATTTTAAAGGGTCAAGGACTTCAAGGATGA
- a CDS encoding FecCD family ABC transporter permease, which produces MKKYYNLRLFGDKISFLVNRKALNTFLLLAAAAAGVFVISTGTGEMKISPLKVVQVFFGGGSDMDRLIIQSFRLPRIIVALMVGMALAAAGGILQGIIRNPLASPDIIGITGGASVAVVGFLAFFSDKNNALTVSINWMPLAAFAGAAILAFLVYFLAYKDGVSPIRLVLIGIGLASLMKALTTLMMVFGPIYQASQANIWITGTVYGSNWDNVAILVPWTLVFLVLAFVLARNVNIQELGDDIAMGVGSTVQKYRFLLLMVSTALIGGAVAFGGGIGFVGLMAPHMARRMVGSAFGALFPASALIGGILVMAADLIGRTLFSPLEIPAGVFTASIGAPYFIYLLFKTRNA; this is translated from the coding sequence ATGAAAAAATATTATAATCTGCGCCTTTTTGGCGATAAGATATCTTTTTTAGTAAACCGGAAAGCACTTAACACTTTTTTATTATTGGCAGCAGCTGCTGCTGGAGTATTCGTGATCAGCACCGGCACGGGTGAAATGAAAATCAGCCCTCTGAAGGTAGTGCAGGTATTCTTTGGCGGTGGGTCAGATATGGACAGGCTGATCATTCAGTCATTCAGGCTTCCAAGAATCATCGTTGCCTTAATGGTGGGAATGGCGCTTGCTGCTGCGGGGGGAATCCTGCAGGGTATTATAAGAAATCCGCTTGCATCTCCTGATATTATCGGGATTACAGGGGGAGCATCTGTAGCAGTTGTAGGTTTTCTTGCTTTCTTTAGTGATAAAAACAATGCATTAACTGTAAGTATTAATTGGATGCCTCTTGCAGCTTTTGCGGGTGCTGCTATTTTGGCTTTCCTTGTTTATTTTCTAGCCTACAAGGATGGAGTATCGCCAATACGCCTTGTTTTAATTGGGATTGGGCTTGCAAGCTTAATGAAGGCACTGACCACTTTGATGATGGTCTTTGGGCCAATTTACCAGGCCAGTCAGGCGAATATTTGGATAACCGGGACAGTTTACGGTTCAAATTGGGATAATGTCGCAATTTTGGTTCCATGGACGCTTGTGTTTCTGGTACTGGCGTTTGTTCTGGCGCGCAATGTTAATATCCAGGAACTTGGCGATGATATTGCCATGGGCGTAGGCAGCACTGTACAGAAATACCGGTTTCTTCTGCTGATGGTCAGCACGGCATTAATTGGCGGAGCTGTCGCATTCGGCGGAGGGATAGGCTTTGTTGGCTTAATGGCTCCTCATATGGCACGAAGGATGGTAGGCTCTGCTTTTGGCGCTTTGTTTCCGGCTTCTGCTCTGATTGGCGGAATCCTGGTCATGGCAGCCGATCTGATAGGCAGGACTTTGTTCTCGCCGCTTGAAATCCCAGCGGGGGTGTTTACAGCCAGCATCGGCGCACCTTACTTTATTTACCTGCTTTTCAAGACAAGAAACGCATAA
- a CDS encoding FecCD family ABC transporter permease: MLLKTNSLRWAGLFAAALLLLVLMSFSIVYGYTDTTWKMAIDAFTNFDGTNEHIIIQSVRLPRALIAAAVGASLAIAGVLLQSLTKNPLAAPEIFGINAGAGFAVVITVTLFSISNLQVFTWVSFLGAAVSFIFVYIIGSIGREGLTPMKLTLAGAAMSAMFASMTQGFLVINETALEQVLFWLAGSVSGRKLETLAAVFPYLLAGWIFSLIIAGKLNVLSMGEDVAKGLGLKTGLLKLGAGIVIVLLSGGAVAVAGPIGFLGIVIPHLTRAVVGIDHRWVIPYAGLLGGMLLLIADIASRYIIMPQEVPVGVMTAVIGTPFFVYIARRRFNK; encoded by the coding sequence ATGCTATTAAAAACAAATTCTCTGAGATGGGCTGGGCTATTTGCAGCTGCTCTCCTATTATTAGTATTAATGTCTTTCAGTATTGTATACGGATATACCGACACCACCTGGAAAATGGCAATTGATGCATTTACAAACTTCGATGGAACGAATGAACACATAATTATTCAATCTGTCCGTCTGCCGAGAGCATTGATTGCAGCGGCGGTAGGGGCAAGCTTAGCGATTGCGGGTGTCCTGCTCCAGTCATTAACTAAGAATCCTCTTGCTGCTCCTGAGATCTTCGGAATTAACGCAGGTGCCGGATTTGCAGTTGTCATTACAGTAACGCTATTTTCCATCAGTAATCTGCAGGTCTTTACATGGGTATCATTTCTGGGAGCAGCTGTTTCATTTATATTTGTATATATTATCGGCTCTATCGGCAGGGAAGGGCTGACACCGATGAAATTAACCCTTGCCGGTGCAGCGATGAGTGCCATGTTTGCTTCGATGACACAAGGCTTTCTCGTCATTAATGAGACTGCCCTGGAACAGGTGCTGTTTTGGCTGGCGGGATCTGTATCCGGAAGGAAGCTTGAAACCCTTGCAGCTGTATTCCCGTATTTACTGGCCGGCTGGATTTTTTCACTCATCATTGCCGGAAAATTGAACGTCCTGTCAATGGGTGAGGACGTAGCGAAGGGGCTGGGCTTGAAAACAGGATTGCTTAAACTGGGTGCAGGCATTGTTATTGTTCTTCTGTCAGGAGGAGCGGTAGCTGTCGCAGGTCCCATTGGCTTCCTCGGCATTGTCATTCCACATTTGACCCGGGCTGTCGTTGGCATTGATCACCGCTGGGTTATTCCTTATGCGGGACTTCTCGGCGGGATGCTCCTTCTGATTGCAGACATAGCATCCAGGTACATCATCATGCCGCAGGAAGTACCTGTCGGCGTCATGACCGCCGTCATTGGAACTCCTTTCTTTGTGTATATTGCCAGAAGGAGGTTCAATAAATAA
- a CDS encoding ABC transporter substrate-binding protein: MKIKSLLAILSVFTILFLAACGNSREQDDKADKEKEGTKTEDTSYTVEHAMGTTKLDKAPEKVVILTNEGTEALLSMGVTPVGAVQSWTGDPWYEHIADDMKDVQVVGTESEVNVEAIAALQPDLIIGNKMRQEKIYDQLNDIAPTVFAETLRGDWKENFELYAKAVNKEEEGKKVLADYDSRIEEIKTSLGDKLDQEVSIVRFMAGDVRIYHKDSFSGVILDQIGLARPESQNVDDFAEKNATKERIPAMDGDVLFYFTYETGDGEANKLAKEWIEDPLFKNLKAAQEGNVHEVSDTIWNTAGGVIAANLLLDDIEKYLVK; this comes from the coding sequence ATGAAAATCAAGTCTTTACTTGCCATTCTTTCAGTTTTCACAATCTTGTTCCTGGCAGCCTGCGGGAATAGCAGAGAACAGGATGATAAAGCCGATAAGGAAAAAGAAGGTACTAAAACAGAAGATACAAGCTATACAGTTGAGCATGCAATGGGCACAACTAAGCTTGATAAAGCACCTGAAAAAGTAGTCATTTTGACAAACGAAGGTACTGAGGCATTACTTTCCATGGGTGTTACTCCAGTTGGTGCCGTCCAGTCCTGGACTGGCGATCCGTGGTATGAGCATATCGCTGATGATATGAAAGATGTTCAGGTTGTTGGTACAGAAAGTGAAGTCAATGTAGAAGCAATCGCAGCGCTGCAGCCGGACCTTATTATCGGCAACAAAATGCGTCAGGAAAAAATCTATGATCAGTTAAATGACATTGCTCCTACTGTCTTTGCTGAAACATTGCGCGGAGACTGGAAGGAAAATTTTGAGCTTTACGCAAAAGCAGTAAATAAAGAAGAAGAAGGCAAAAAGGTCCTTGCTGATTATGACAGCCGCATCGAAGAAATTAAAACTAGCCTTGGCGATAAATTAGACCAGGAAGTATCCATTGTCCGCTTCATGGCCGGCGACGTCCGCATCTACCATAAAGACTCCTTCTCAGGCGTCATCCTTGATCAAATCGGGCTTGCGCGTCCGGAAAGCCAGAATGTTGATGACTTCGCTGAAAAGAATGCTACGAAGGAGCGCATTCCTGCCATGGATGGTGATGTATTATTCTACTTCACATATGAAACAGGCGATGGCGAAGCAAACAAGCTAGCTAAAGAATGGATTGAAGATCCATTATTCAAAAACCTTAAAGCAGCTCAGGAAGGCAATGTTCATGAAGTCAGTGACACCATCTGGAATACTGCCGGAGGCGTTATTGCTGCTAACCTGCTATTGGATGACATTGAGAAATACCTTGTGAAGTAA
- a CDS encoding spore germination protein: MRKWLKNKRIKEDIDHKEWEQSFIKSKDFKKIFYYNQKTNVRFGLTFMATLIDENIIQDGILPNLLEDEFREIEDIKQLVPVADVQICEDPSLIEQKLMNGYVMLTIETELKHFGFIAAQKEIVRGLSQPEVEFSVIGPKEAFVESMGQNLNLIRKRLPVKELIIEEFTLGTLSKTSVAILYMENITNEDNINTVRQRLKNVKFDAITDSSYIVQLISDNSNSPFPQLLDTERPDRVAGILAEGKIAIVVDGSPHVLITPTTLVEFFSSFEDYFLNWILSSFFRLIRLFAVAFSILITPIYVATLSYHYELIPKDLMSTLITSRREIPLPPILEALFLELTIELLREAGARLPTKVGQTIGIVGGIVIGTASVEAGLTSNVLLIIVALAALASFTTPVYRMGNTIRLLRFPFLFFAELWGLLGIVFCFCVLLTHLTRLTSLGRPFLEPLYPPRVVDMKDALIRLPFEAQSKRPIFLRTKNPIRFSKKKAKKKKDIDE; encoded by the coding sequence ATGAGAAAATGGTTGAAGAATAAACGGATTAAAGAGGATATAGACCATAAGGAATGGGAGCAATCCTTTATTAAATCCAAAGACTTTAAAAAAATCTTTTATTATAACCAAAAAACAAATGTGCGTTTTGGACTTACTTTCATGGCCACTTTAATCGATGAAAATATTATCCAGGATGGAATCCTCCCTAATCTGCTCGAAGACGAGTTCCGGGAAATCGAGGACATTAAACAGCTTGTCCCAGTAGCTGATGTGCAGATTTGCGAAGACCCGTCTTTAATTGAACAAAAGCTGATGAATGGATACGTCATGCTGACGATCGAGACAGAGCTCAAACATTTCGGCTTTATAGCTGCGCAAAAAGAAATAGTCAGAGGTCTAAGCCAGCCTGAGGTTGAGTTTTCTGTTATCGGTCCTAAGGAAGCTTTTGTAGAATCTATGGGCCAAAATTTGAATTTAATCCGGAAACGTCTGCCTGTAAAAGAACTGATCATTGAAGAATTCACATTGGGAACCCTGTCAAAGACTTCAGTCGCAATCCTTTATATGGAAAATATCACAAATGAGGATAATATCAATACTGTCAGGCAGAGACTTAAAAACGTGAAATTTGATGCCATCACAGACAGTTCCTATATTGTCCAGCTGATTAGCGATAACTCCAATTCCCCTTTCCCGCAGCTGCTTGATACAGAGCGGCCTGACAGGGTCGCAGGGATTTTGGCCGAGGGAAAAATCGCTATTGTGGTTGATGGCTCACCACATGTATTAATAACGCCAACCACTCTCGTTGAATTTTTCAGCTCTTTTGAAGATTATTTTTTAAATTGGATTTTATCTTCTTTTTTCCGGCTTATCCGTTTGTTCGCGGTTGCGTTTTCTATTCTGATTACACCTATTTATGTAGCAACTCTTTCATATCATTATGAACTGATTCCGAAGGATTTGATGAGTACTTTAATCACATCAAGGCGGGAGATTCCGCTTCCTCCTATTCTTGAAGCGCTGTTTTTGGAGCTTACGATTGAATTGCTTCGCGAGGCTGGAGCTCGTCTTCCGACGAAGGTCGGCCAGACAATCGGTATCGTGGGAGGAATTGTAATAGGAACTGCATCAGTAGAAGCAGGCCTGACGAGTAACGTCCTGCTTATTATTGTAGCCCTTGCAGCTCTCGCTTCCTTTACAACACCTGTATACAGGATGGGCAATACTATTCGTTTGCTTCGCTTTCCTTTTCTCTTTTTCGCAGAGTTATGGGGCCTGCTCGGAATTGTATTTTGCTTCTGTGTACTGTTGACTCATTTAACCAGGCTGACTTCTCTTGGAAGGCCATTCCTTGAACCGCTTTACCCCCCGCGGGTGGTGGATATGAAGGATGCCCTTATCAGGCTTCCATTTGAAGCACAATCCAAAAGGCCGATTTTCTTAAGGACTAAGAACCCTATCCGCTTTAGCAAGAAAAAAGCAAAGAAGAAGAAAGATATTGATGAATGA
- a CDS encoding GerAB/ArcD/ProY family transporter: MKEQPIPERLQISPFLVFYMVMSIQIGIGVLGYQRIIAMDAGYDAWISILFAGGCIHVIIWLIYKICETAGGDIVTAHKYVAGNFIGKALSAIFIGYFILFSLTVLRTFIEVIQVWMFPEISTFWFSFGFMALCVYIIFGGFRTVVGIAFFGLVLPAYLLLTFGWAIKFSNFYNLLPIWDHSIKELLTASYHMSLTFIGFESIIFFYPFIKEPKKSQKWAHLAVLTTTLIYTILAIITFAYFSEGQLSKQIWASLTMWKIVEMPFVERFEYIGIANWNLIILPNICISVWIASRLIKRVFNIRQKVGVFFVVAAVLSIITFLDTREKINMLNDSIGKMGFAFNFIYIPLLFTAVMIAKKLKKGKKK; the protein is encoded by the coding sequence ATGAAGGAACAGCCAATACCAGAGAGATTACAAATATCCCCCTTTTTAGTATTTTACATGGTCATGTCCATACAAATCGGAATTGGCGTATTAGGTTATCAGAGAATTATTGCAATGGATGCAGGATACGATGCCTGGATTTCCATATTATTTGCCGGCGGATGCATTCACGTAATTATTTGGTTAATCTATAAAATCTGCGAGACTGCCGGCGGTGATATTGTAACTGCACATAAATACGTCGCAGGAAACTTTATTGGCAAAGCACTCAGCGCCATTTTCATTGGCTATTTTATTCTGTTTTCCTTAACAGTATTAAGGACATTTATAGAAGTCATTCAAGTTTGGATGTTTCCGGAAATCAGCACCTTCTGGTTCTCCTTCGGTTTTATGGCGCTTTGTGTATACATTATTTTTGGGGGATTTAGGACTGTCGTGGGTATCGCATTCTTTGGGCTTGTTTTGCCGGCCTACCTTCTCCTTACATTTGGCTGGGCGATTAAATTCTCCAACTTTTACAATCTGCTGCCCATTTGGGACCATTCCATAAAAGAGCTGCTTACTGCTTCTTACCATATGTCCCTTACTTTTATCGGGTTTGAAAGTATCATTTTTTTCTACCCTTTTATTAAAGAACCAAAAAAATCACAGAAATGGGCTCATTTGGCCGTATTGACAACTACTCTTATATACACGATTTTAGCCATCATTACGTTTGCCTATTTTTCCGAAGGACAGCTGTCTAAACAAATTTGGGCCAGTTTAACAATGTGGAAAATAGTTGAAATGCCCTTTGTTGAACGATTTGAATATATTGGAATTGCCAACTGGAACTTAATTATCCTTCCTAATATATGCATATCCGTCTGGATCGCCTCACGGCTCATTAAAAGGGTCTTTAATATCCGCCAGAAAGTGGGCGTGTTTTTTGTTGTTGCCGCAGTGCTTTCCATTATTACTTTTTTGGATACGAGGGAAAAAATTAATATGCTTAATGACTCTATTGGGAAAATGGGATTTGCATTTAACTTTATTTATATTCCTTTGCTTTTCACCGCTGTCATGATCGCCAAGAAGCTGAAAAAGGGGAAAAAGAAATGA